From Erigeron canadensis isolate Cc75 chromosome 8, C_canadensis_v1, whole genome shotgun sequence, one genomic window encodes:
- the LOC122610083 gene encoding uncharacterized mitochondrial protein AtMg00810-like: QRRSIDSTLFIYRKGAHVLYVQIYVDDIIFGSSSKKLCDKFSSLMSSHFEMSMMGELTFFLGLQIRQLTDGIFINQEKYIRDMLAKFDMSNITTKSTPMSPPNNLHADPDGQHVNPTLYRGMIGSLMYLTASRPDIMFATCLCARYQASPRESHLLAVKRIFKYLKGTSSLGLWYPKESSFDLVAYSDSDYAGCMLDRKSTSGGCQLLGGRLTSWSSKKQHTVSISTAEAEYVSAVSCCAQVLWMKNQLADYDLNFSKIPIMCDNTSAIAITHNPVQHSKTKHIDIRYHFICDHVMKGDVEIYFIPTDDQLADIF, from the coding sequence cagcgacgatctatagacagcaccctctttatctatagaaagggtgctcatgttctctatgtacaaatatatgtcgatgacatcatatttggatcctccagtaagaaactttgtgataaatttagctcactaatgtcttctcattttgaaatgagtatgatgggtgagctaaccttcttccttggtttacaaattcgccagcttactgatggcatctttataaaccaagaaaagtatatacgggacatgctggccaaatttgaCATGTCTAATATCACCACAAAGtctactcccatgtctcctccaaacaatctccatgctgaccctgaTGGTCAGCATGTAAACCCCACTCTctatcgtggaatgattggctcactaatgtatctcacagcgagtcgtcctgacattatgtttgctacttgcctttgtgcaagatatcaagcatcacccagggagtctcaccttctcgctgtcaagcgaatctttaaatatctcaaagggacttcctctttaggtctctggtatcccaaggagtcttcctttgacttagttgcatactctgactctgactatgctgggtgcatgttagatagaaaaagtaccagtggtggatgtcaactgttggggggaaggctgactagttggtctagtaagaaacaacatacagtttccatctccactgctgaagcagagtatgtgtctgcagtaagttgttgtgcacaagtcctttggatgaaaaaccaacttgctgactatgacctaaatttttcCAAGATtcccatcatgtgtgataacactagtgctattgccatcacacataatcctgttcagcattccaaaactaaacatattgacattaggtatcacttcatctgtgatcatgtcatgaagggggatgttgaaatttacttcattcccactgatgaccaacttgctgacatattc